A single region of the Hoeflea prorocentri genome encodes:
- a CDS encoding SDR family oxidoreductase: MTTILITGVGRGIGHQLARQSLDKGWTVIGSVREASHADRLNDLAADRFRPLVFDVRDGAAVEAAASGVDTPIDILINCSGIIGPERQSVLDMDFDGFADTLAVNTVGPLRIIHAFLPHIRRSEHGRIVTLSSYMGSMSHTKSDRIAYRASKAAVNKVMQGLSGELRAEGIAVATAHPGWVRTDMGGNLADISVEESAGGVLELCEQLNLSNSGHFWNWDGEHLSW, from the coding sequence ATGACAACGATCCTGATAACCGGTGTGGGCAGAGGCATTGGCCATCAGTTGGCGCGCCAATCGCTTGACAAGGGTTGGACTGTCATCGGTTCGGTTCGTGAGGCCTCTCACGCTGATCGGCTGAACGATCTTGCTGCGGACCGGTTCCGGCCTCTGGTGTTCGATGTGCGCGACGGCGCGGCGGTCGAGGCGGCCGCAAGCGGTGTCGATACGCCGATCGACATTCTGATCAACTGCTCCGGCATCATCGGGCCGGAGAGGCAATCCGTTCTCGATATGGATTTTGACGGATTTGCCGACACGCTGGCCGTCAACACGGTGGGGCCGCTGCGCATCATTCATGCCTTCCTGCCGCATATTCGCAGAAGCGAGCACGGACGTATCGTTACCCTGTCGAGTTATATGGGCTCGATGTCGCATACGAAATCGGACCGGATCGCCTACCGTGCATCCAAGGCGGCGGTGAATAAGGTGATGCAGGGGCTGTCAGGCGAGCTGCGTGCCGAGGGGATTGCCGTGGCAACCGCGCATCCGGGCTGGGTGCGCACTGATATGGGTGGAAACCTCGCCGATATCAGTGTCGAGGAGAGCGCCGGCGGTGTCCTTGAACTGTGCGAACAGCTCAATTTGTCCAATAGCGGACATTTCTGGAACTGGGACGGCGAGCATCTTTCCTGGTGA